The nucleotide window TGCAGGCATTATAAAAAATAAAAGAATCACCCTCTGGTTTACTTTTGCAAAGATTCATTCCTATGAGAAGGCGTCAAAGCTGCTTGATGATTTGGTGGCTGGATTAAGGACAGAGGGATATGAGATTGTCTTTTCGTCTATTGATGATCTTGTTGATACAACCTCCCTCGAATATCAAGGTACGCCTGAAGGCAGTTTCCCCAATTCTCAGAGAATACATGGTTATAACGCGGCAGGCGGTTTTTCCGCCACAGCCGAAAAAAAGGATGATAAATTGAGATTTTCATTTGGGGAAATTGAAACAATTCAGGAGTTTGCTAAAAAATTTGGGAAAATGGCCTATGGTCGGTCCTTAATGAAGTCAATATGAAGAATATGCCAGGCCCGGCAGGATGATGTTTTTTCAAGTGCACGCTGCTTCTGCCGATAGTTTTCATTTGTCTAAAGTTTTATCCCGAAGGAAAGGGCGGTACGGTCGATGGCAATGCCCATTGCCGGATGAATTAACTCCCTACCGTTGCTGATGAACGGATGGTATTTAAGTTGCAGCTCTGCCATTATTTCTGATTGTCGGGCAATTACGATTGTTCTCTTATATTTATTAATGATTTTCACCATTTGTCGCTTTATGCAGGTTTCCCCTGGCAAGAGAGGCAAAAATGCCGGCAAAACAAAGAGCGGCGAAAACAGTGAACCCTGTCCGGGCGCATTTCATGAAGATGTCGTGATATTCAGTGGTTATCTGCACCTTGCCGAGGTAGAGGGAAAAGAGCAGCATGATTATTCCCATACTGAACATCTGGCCGGTCAGCCGCATGGTGCCCAGCATCCCCGAGGCGGCGCCGTAAAACCTTTTTTCAACAGAGGACATCGCCGCGTTGGTGTTTGGCGACGAAAAGAAGCCGAAGCCGATTCCCATAACGGCCTGGCAGAAAACAACGTATCCGAGGCTGGTTTCTTTTCCGAGAAAGGAGAGCAGGACAAGCCCCAGCGTGGTCGCCCCCATTCCCGCCGATGCCAGCAGGCGCGGTTCCATTCTGTCGGAGAGGCTGCCGGCAAGCGGGGAGAAAATGACCTGCATGACCGGCTGGATAATCATGATCATCCCGGCATGCTCGGCACTCAGGCCGCGGATATGCTGAAGATAGAGGCTCAAAAGAAAGATGACCGCAAAGGTTGCCCCGTAGTGGATAAAGGCGGACAGGTTAGAGAATTTGAAGGTCCGGTTTTTGCTGAACAGGGTGATGTCCAAAAGTGGATTCGCGGCCCGTTTTTCCCAGACGACGAATCCATAAAGCCCGACCAATCCTCCAAAAATCAGCGCCCCCGCGGACAGCGTCGGCAGGATGGAAAATCCGTACATCAGGGCGACCAGCGACAGACTGTAGATCAGGGCCCCGGCGGGATCGAATCTTTCTCCCTTTGCCTCTCGCCACTCTCCGGTCATTTTCCAGAAAACGAGGATGATGATGAGCAAGCCCAGCAAGGCATTCAGAAAGAAAATGCTCCGCCAGCCCAGATGCTCGGTCAGCAGTCCGCCGATCAAGGGCCCCACCGACAGGCCGGCATATACGGCTGCCACATTGATGCCGAGCGCCCGGCCCCGTTCCTGCTGCGGATAAACGGAGGTCAAAATCGCGATCCCGGTTCCGAAGATCATCGCGCCGCCGAGCCCCTGCATCCCGCGAAAGAAGATCAGCCCGGCTTCCGAAGACAGCAGGGCGCACATGACGGAGGCCGCGGAATCGATGATGATGCCGGCGAGAAAAATCTTTTTTCTCCCGTAAATATCGGCGATCCGCCCGAAAGGGACTAAAAACATCGCTGCGGCAAGCAGATACGACGTGGCGATCCAGCCGAGCGACAGTGCGCTCAGCGAAAGCTCCCGGTCGATTGACGGCAGGGCGATATTGACCGAAGAAGACGTGAAGGGGGTCAAAAAGGAGCTCAGCGCGGCGATCAGGGCGATGACGGATTTATTGATCTCTTTTTTCGAACTAATCGCTGGTTTCAAAGCATTTTCCTGTCGCTGCGAATCTTTATTGCCCGTCTGTTTCTGTAAAAGCTGCGGGGGAGAAATAGCACACCTTTTTTGACGGGCGCAATAATTTTGTTTAACTATCTTAGCAAATCATCCTGGTTGCTATTTAGGCGCGAATATTGTAGGAGACCCCCATGAAAACACCTTTGTCGGGATACGCGGGCATCTATCAGGGAACGGCGCTGATCGCCGATCCAATTTACCGTTATGCATCCTTTACAGTGCCGTGCGGCAATGACAGCGAAAAGACTGAAAAAGACCTGATCGACTCGCCCTGGGTGCAGCGGCTCCGGAGGATCTATCAGCTCCAGAGCGCGCGCTGGGTATATCCCGCCGCGGAGCATACGCGCTTTCAGCACTCTTTGGGAACCATGCATATGGCGGGCGCGTTCGGGCGGCGCCTCTATCCCTCCCTGCAGGAGGTTTGTCCGGATGTCCCCTCGCAGAACTTTGTCGAGGAGCTGCTGCGGGTTGCCGGTCTTCTGCACGATGTCGGCCACGGTCCGTACGGCCATTTCTTTGACGACAATTTTCTTGACAGCTATAACGTGACTCACGAGGATCTCGGCCGGACGATCATCTGCAAGAAGCTGGGACGTATTATCTCCCGGATAGGCCGCAGCCCGTCCGGCGCTTTTGCCGCAGGCGAGCTGCTCGAACCGAAAATGGCGGCCTTTCTGATCCGCAAGCCCGAGGGGCAGGAGGAGAAGATTCCCCGCTGGCTGCAGATGCTCCGTCAGCTTTTTTCCGGCGTCTACACCGTCGATAACATGGACTATGTGCAGCGCGACGCCTTCATGACGGGATTTTCCCTCGATATTGTCGATATCGAGCGCCTCTGCTTTTACACCTTCTTTACAAAAGAAGGACTGACGCTGCATCAGGCCGGGGTTTCCGCGTTTAACCGCTTTCTTAACGCCCGGCTGAACCTCTATTCCAACGTCTATTTTCATCGCACGACCCGGGCGCTCGATCTGCATCTCCATGAGATCTTTCGTGATACAGTGGCGCTGATTATGCACGCCAGCCCAGCCCTCAATCTGGAGGCATATCTCGCTTTCGACGAGTGGCGGCTCTTTGGCGAGGTGCGTTCCTGGCTTGCAAGCCCTGATCCCCAGAAGCGGCGGCTGGCCCGGGAATGGGAAAAACTTCACAGCCGGGAAGTCAAATGGAAGATGTCTTTTGCCGCCGAATTGTCGGTTGACCAGCTCCAGAAGGGAACGGGCTTCGCCGGGGCCGCCGATTATGAAGCCAGAATCCGTTCATTTTTGCCTTCATCCCTGAGGAAAAAGGTCTTCCGTGTTGATTTGGCCACTCAGGATCCCCGCCCGCTCAATCCGATGGCGGATACGGAAAAAAAGGTCAATATTTTTGAGCCGGCGACGGGGGTGATCTCCATGGAACCTCTGCGGGACATATACCGCTTTATTCCGGCCCGGATTGTCCAGCTCCGGGTATTTTCCCTCGATCACGAGCATGACGATCTGCTGGCCCGCGCGGCGGAACGCGCCCTTGCCGCCCTGGACGGGATTTCCCGGACGAATATTTGACGATGAGCTCTGATTTGGAACAGGCCCGGCGGCGCAACGCGGAAACAACCGACATCACCCTTTTTGTTCGCACCTCCGGCGAGGAGAGCGCCCAGTGGAACCGTCGCATGATCGTCGAGGCGTTGATCCGCGAGGCGCAGCTCGACGAGACGACCGCCGATGAGATCAGCCGGGAGGTGGAGAAACAGATATTTGCATCCGGGATAGGCATGCTTACCACGGCGCTCATCCGGGAACTTGTTGACGCCCGACTGATCGAAAGAGGGATGGAGCAGGCGCGGCGTCTGCACGCCCGACTCGGCTTTCCCCTCTACGATGTCCGACAGCTCATCTTTCATCGCAACAAGGAAAACGCCAACGTTCCCCATGACCCGGAAGGGACAAATTTGGCCCTTGTCGAGGGGATAAAACGCGAATACGCCCTGCACGACGTATTTTCCCGGGAGATTGTCGATGCCCACGTATCGGGAGACATCCATCTGCACGGTTTGGGTTATGTTGACCGGCCCTATGGTTTTTTCCAGTCGCTCGAATATCTCAAGCTCTTTGGCTTGAAACTGCCCAATTTTGTGACGGTAGCCGCCCCTGCCCGCCATCCCGAGGTGCTGCTTGCCCACATGGTGCGCTTTGGCGCCTCCTTGCAGGGGCATATCTCCGGCATGATCGGCTGGGATGCGGTAAACGTCTCTTTTGCCCCCTACCTGGCGGGGATGGAAGACGGCCAGATCGAGCAGTTTGCGCAGATGCTTGTTTACGAATTTTCGCAGCTTACCTCCTCCCGGGGTGGACAGGCGATTTTTACGGATATCCATCTGTACTGGGAAGTTCCTGATTTTCTTGCTGAACTTCCGGCTATTGGTCCGGGAGGAACGCCAACCGGGCGCGCCTTCCGGGAACATGGCGAGGACGCGCGACGATTTGCCCGGGCGCTGATGCGGGTTTACCGGAAGGGTGACGCGGCGGGTAAGCCGTTCATCTTTCCCCGGCCGATTGTCCATATCACGAAGCAATTTTTTGCTACCCCGGGACACGAGGCGTTTCTTGAGGAGGCTTGCGGCGCTGCCGCGGCCAAAGGCAACCTCTGCTTTGCGCTGGAGCGGAGGGCGGCGGCCGGTCTTGCCCCGGGGGCGAACTTCGCTTTTCCCGCTGAAGAGGCAGGGTTGCCCTGGAAAAGGCGATACGCCTCGCTCCAGAATGTTACGATCAACCTTCCCCGGCTCGGATACCGCGCCCTGGATATGGATAAGGCCGGGCTGCTTTCCCTGCTTGACGAAACGATAGCGAAGGCCGTCAAAGCGCACCTGCAAAAGAGAGATTTTATTCAAAAACTTCTTGATCTGGGCGATACGGGACCGCTGACTATGCTCGCCATGCAAAACGATGGTTCTCCATATCTCCGCATGGCCGATGCGGTTTATCTGATCGGGATGGCGGGGCTCAATGAATTGGTGAAAATAAGGACAAAACGGGAACTGCACGACTCCGAGGAGGCGCTCACCCTGGGGATGGCGATCATCAGGCATATGGCGGAAGAGGTGGAGCGATTGTCCGCAAGCCACGGGATGAAATTCCTGCTGGAACAGACGCCCGCGGAGACAACCGCCTACCGCTTTGCCCGCCTTGACCTGAAGAGCTTCTCCCCGCTGGCTGGGCATTATGTGCTTGGCAATATTGCAAAAAATGAGATTTACTATACGAATTCCACCCACCTTCGTCCGTCGGCGCCGGTTGATCCCATGACGCGGATCTTCCGGGAGGGGCGCTTTCACCCTTTTGTGCAGGCCGGCTCGGTTACCAACATAGAATTGGGCGCGTCGGAGCCGCCGGCGTCGGAGCTTGCCGATCTTCTCACGCGTGCTTTTCGCGAGACTGAGAACAAACAGGTAGTCTTTTCCCCGGAATTTACCTCGTGCCTGAGCTGCGGGGCCGCCATGCGAGGGCTGCGTGAGGCATGCAGCTTCTGCGGCTCAAAAGAGGTTGAGGGGCTGGCGCGCATAACCCAGTATTACAGCTTTACTTCCGGATGGAATCGGGGCAAGCGCGCCGAACTCAACGATCGCAACCGCCCATCCTTTCCCGCAAAGAATTAAAATCAAGAGGCAATTGCAAAACCATTTGTCATTCCCGAATGTCTCTATCGGGAATATGGTTTTTCAAGCAGTTAGAACCAGATTCCCGCTCAGAATCGTTGCGGGAATGACAAGAATGGGGAGTTTTGCAATTACATCTCAAGAAAATTAATTTTCCGGTTCCCTTGACATGAACCAGGCGGGTTCTTATATTACCGGCGGTTTTGAGGACATTCCCTGAAAAGTGAAAGGTTAATAGAGGGATGGAAGATTACATAATCAAGATATTCAGGGAGTCGATTCAGGTAAAGGAGGCTTTTCTCAACGAAAACCTGAATCGTATAGTTGCTGTAGTTGAGGCGGTGACCGAGGCGCTGACTGCCGGCAGCAAAATACTCCTCTTCGGAAACGGCGGATCGGCTGCGGACGCCCAGCATCTGGCCGCCGAGTTTGTCAACCGGTTTCTCATCGAGCGGCCGCCGCTTCCGGCTATCTCTCTTGCCACGGATACGTCGGTGCTTACGAGCATCGGCAATGATTATGATTTTTCTGAGATATTCAGCAAGCAGATTAGGGCGATCGGTCAGAAGGGCGATATCGCCTGGGGGATAAGCACCAGCGGAGGATCGGTAAACGTTGTCAAGGGGCTGGCGGCTGCCCAAAAAATCGGCATGATTACGATCGGGCTCACAGGCCGAGACGGCGGCGAGATTGGCCGGATGGTTGATTTTCATTTGAACGTCTCGTCGCAGAGCACCCCCCGCATCCAGGAGGCGCACATAACCGTCGGGCATGTTATCTGTGAGATGGTGGATTTCAAGCTGTTTCAGAGGACGGAAAGCTTAGCTTAATATATATAGGGGAGTTCATGGGTTTGAAGACAGGCAAAAAAGATACAACCGGGATTAATAATGCCGTAAAAAATGAGGCTGATGGGCAACAGGGGCTGTCGGCTGAAGAGCTGATTGACGGTAAAAATACAGAGGAGCTGACTGTAAAACTCCAGGAGGCGGAGAAAAAGGCCGCGGAAAATTATGACAAGTACCTGCGTTCCGTTGCCGAATTCGATAATTATCGCAAACGCTCCCTCCGCGAGAAGGCGGATGCCATCAATTACGGCAATGAAAAGCTGCTGCAGGACATCCTGCCGCTTCTGGACGGCATAGACAGGGCGCTGGAACAGACCGGCAAGTCGGGTGATTTAGCGGCTTTCAAGACCGGGCTGCAGTTGCTGCGCGAACAGTTTGTCGGTTGTCTGAAAAAGCATGGAGTGGAATCGATCGACACTCTCCGACAGGATTTCGATCCCAACCTGCACGAGGCGCTGCTCCAGGTTGACAGCCCCGACCATGGGCATAATACGGTGGTAAACGAATTCGAAAAGGGCTTTCTGCTGAACGGGCGGTTGCTCAGGCCGGCGAAGGTGTCTGTTTGCAGACGCCCCGTAGCGGACGATGATAATAAAAATGAGTGCGAAAATGCATAAATTCAAGGAGGAATAGCTATTATGGCAAAGATTATTGGAATAGATTTGGGGACAACCAATTCGTGCGTCGCGGTGATGGAAGGCGGCGATCCGGCCGTTATCGCCAACCAGGAGGGGAACCGCACGACTCCGTCGATCGTGGCTTTTGCCGAAAACGGCGAGCGTCTGGTGGGGCAGGTGGCCAAGCGCCAGGCCGTGACCAATTCGGAGAACACCGTTTATGCGGTAAAGCGGCTGATCGGGAGGAAGTTTGGTTCGAAAGAGGTGCAGTACGACAAATCGGTAAGCCCCTTCAAAATAACCGAGGGGCCAAACGGCGACACCCAGGTAACGGTTCGGGGCAAGAATTACAGCCCGGCGGAGATATCGTCGATGATTCTGACCAAGATGAAGCAGACCGCCGACGATTACCTCGGGGAGAAAATAACCGACGCGGTCATCACAGTGCCTGCGTATTTCAACGACTCCCAGCGGCAGGCCACGAAGGACGCCGGCAGGATAGCGGGGCTCAATGTTTTGAGAATCATCAACGAGCCTACCGCGGCGGCCCTGGCCTACGGTCTTGACAAAAAGAAGGACGAGAAGGTCGCCGTCTTCGATCTGGGTGGCGGAACCTTCGATATTTCGATTCTGGAGCTGGGCGGCGGCGTTTTTGAAGTCAAGGCGACAAATGGCGATACCCATCTCGGCGGCGAGGATTTCGACCAGCGGCTGATTGAATATCTGGCTTCCGAGTTCAAGAAGGATCAGGGGATCGACATCAAAAACGACAAGATGGCCCTCCAGCGACTCAAGGAGGCCGCGGAAAAGGCGAAGATGGAGCTTTCGAGCTCGCTGGAGACGGATGTCAATCTGCCGTTCATAACAGCCGACGCCTCAGGCCCCAAGCACTTGAACATAAAGCTGACCAGGGCAAAAATGGAGGCGCTGGTCGAGGATTTGATCGAGAAGACCGTTGGCCCCTGCATGACGGCAATGAAGGACGCGAAGCTGTCAATGTCTGATATTAATGAGGTTATCCTTGTCGGCGGGATGACCCGCATGCCCCGGGTGCAGCAGAAGGTGAAGGAGATTTTCGGGAAGGAACCCCACAAAGGGGTTAACCCGGATGAGGTGGTGGCGATTGGCGCCGCGATCCAGGCCGGCGTCCTGACGGGCGACGTCAAGGATGTCCTCCTGCTCGATGTGACGCCTCTTTCCCTCGGCATTGAAACGCTCGGCGGCGTCTTGACCAAACTGATCGAGAAGAACACGACGATTCCGACCCGGAAAAGCCAGACCTTCTCCACAGCGGCGGATAATCAGCCGGCGGTCAGCATCCATGTTCTCCAGGGCGAGCGCTCCATGGCGGCCGACAATCGGACGCTGGGTCGTTTCGAACTGGTCGGGATTCCCCCGGCGCCGCGCGGCATGCCCCAGATCGAAGTAACCTTCGACATTGATGCCAACGGCATTGTCCATGTTTCCGCGAAGGACCTGGGCACCGGTAAGGAGCAGAGCATCAAGATCACCGCCTCCAGCGGCATGACCGAAGAGGAGATCAAGAAATTAGTGAAGGATGCCGAGGCGCACGCCGAGGAAGACAAGAAGAAGAAGGAGCTCATCGACGCGCGGAACCAGGCCGACACGCTCATGTACAGCGTCGAGAAGAACGTCAAGGAGTTCGGCGACAAGATTGACGCTGCCGAAAAAGGCAAGATCGAGGAAGCGATCGAGAGGGTGAAAAAGGCGATCGCCGGCGACGACCTGGCCGAGATCAACGCCGCTCAGGAGCAACTGAGCACGGCCTCTCACAAACTGGCAGAGGCGATGTACGCGAAGACCGCTCAGCCGGGAGCAGGCGCTGGCCCTCAGCCGGACGGCGCCGCCGGGCCAGAAGCGGGCGCGCAAGCGGCGGGAGGCAAGGATGACGATGTTGTCGATGCCGATTTTGAGGATGTAAAGAAGTAGCTTTTTGACGGAAACAATGAAAGTCCGGACATCTTTTCAATGATGTCCGGACTTTTTTATTGGATGGCGTAAGCTCATATAATTAAAATACTTAGCGTAAAATTGTCCTCTTAATTTTCCTCTCCCTTTGTGACCGTAACAGTAGCGGTAACAGTAACAGGGGTTTCATTAAAGGTCTTTGTTGTGATATAAAAGTCTCAATAGGTTATTTGACTGGATGGCGGGACACGAAGGGGTAAATTAACAAACAGTGAGGGTGTAGGGCGGCGAATGACCACTTTGGTGCAATGATCAGGCTTGTCTATCTTCTATTAACGGTTCTGCTTGTCCTGCCTGTTTATCCGGTTTTTCCGGCAGGCGGGAGGGGTTCCGCCGCCCATGACCGTCTGCCCGTGCAGGCCCGCCTGTTAATCGATCGGGAGTATTTCGACGTTTTGCAGGACGGGATAGAAGGGGCCCAGACAGAGATTGTTATTTGCGCCTATCTTTTCAAAACTCTGGAAAGAGCCAATGGTTACCCGGAAAAGATAGTGAAAAGCCTGGCCGCGGCGGTCAAAAGAGGAGTTCGGGTGTTGGCCGTCATGGAACTCAGCCAGAAAAGCGGCGACCTGCTCCAAACCAATGTGGAAACGGTAAGGAGGCTGGAGCGGGCAGGAATAAGGGTTTGCCCCGACCCCCAAAACACGGTAACCCATGCAAAACTTGTTGTTATCGACCGCCGGCAGCTTTTTATCGGCAGCCACAATTTGACGCAATCCGCCCTCAGGTACAACCATGAAGCCTCCGTCTGGATCGATTCTCCGGCGATGGCCAAAGAGGCGCTGGATTATCTGGATTATGTCTGCATGCAGGGAAAAGACAAACTGAAACATCCATGACGGCGAACTGCTATAAGGCAGGATAAAATATTTTGCAATTACCTAGAAAGAAAGGACTTTACAGTTGAAAAAACGCTTTTTACTGACAAATGATGACGGCATCTATGCGCGAGGGATTGACGCCCTGCGTCGAGAACTTGCCAAAGATGCCGAGTGCGTTGTTGTAGCGCCGGAGATCGAGCAGAGTGCCGTTGGCCATGCGATTACGGTTTTCCGGCCGCTGATGGTCAGAAAGGCCCGAAAAAACGGCAGCGTCTTCGGCTATGCCGTCGCCGGCACGCCGGCGGACTGCGTCAAGATCGGTCTTTGCGAACTGGCCGGCGGTCCGGTCGATCTGGTTGTTTCCGGGATCAACCATGGGCGGAACGTCGGCATTAACATCATCTACTCCGGGACCGTTTCCGCCGCGACGGAGGCGGTTATCCTCGGAGTTCCGGCGCTGGCGATTTCGGTTGATTCGCATCAGGAGGTAGATTATACTGCGGCGGCACGTTTTGCCCGGAAGATGGCGGCCTTTATCCTGAAAAATCCGATGCAGAATGTGGTTATCAACGTGAATGTTCCGGCCATTCCCGAGGATGAGATCAAGGGGGTGGTTGTAGTCAGACAGGGCCGGGCGCGGATGAGGGAGAGATTCGAAAAGCGGACGGATCCGCGGGACAATCTCTATTACTGGCTAGCCGGCGAGCCAGAGCTTCCCTTGCAAGAGCAGGACGATACCGACTTCAGCGCCCTGAAAAAGGGGATGATAACGATAACCCCGATCCATTGCGATCTCACCCGCTACGATCTGCTGGATGATTTAGCAAGGCTGGCCAAAGAGAGTTTCTAATATCTTGCGGCCGGAAATACTGCCTGTAACAAAACAGAAGAAAGAAGACGCTTGATGATGGATACAGCTTTTCTGGGACTGATTCAAAATGCCGCGCTGCTTTTGGCCGCGGCCTTTATCTTTGACGTGGCGACGACCCGGTGGCGCGCCGGGCAAACTGTGGCGCGGGATGTGGCTGTTGGACTTGCCACCGGCGTAATCGGCATCATCATCATGGTTACGCCCTGGACATTTATTCCGGGAATAGTGTTTGATACCCGCTCGGTATTGATCGGAATCTCCGGCCTTTTTCTGGGATGGCTCCCCGCCGCAATTCTGATGGCGATGACGGTGGCGTTTCGTTTATTTCTGGGAGGGGGCGGCGCTTGGACCGGCGTTGGCGTGATCATTCTATCGGGGGCGATCGGAATCGCCTGGCGCCATTTTCGTGGATGGCCTCTTGACGAAACCTCCTGGCGGGAGCTCTACCTTTTCGGAATCGTCGTCCATTTGGCAATGCTTGCCATGATGCTCACCCTGCCTTGGGAAACCGCCTTGCGAGTTCTTTCCAATATTATCGTGCCGGTCCTGGCGATCTATCCGGTGGGAACCGCCCTGTTGGGGACGCTGATGGTCAACCGTCTGCATCGGGAGAAGTCAGAAGAAGAGCTGCGAGCAGCGAACACATTTCTGGATTCGGTGATCGAGAATATCCCGGACATGATCTTCGTCAAGGATGCCCGGGACCTTTGCTTCGTCCGGTTTAACCGGGCGGGAGAAGATATTTGGGGTTATTCCCGAGAGGACATTCTGGGGAAGAATGTGGGCGATTTCGTTTCTCAAGAGCAAGCTGATCTTTTTACACAGCAGGATCAGGAGGCTTTGCAGAAAAAAAAGGTTTTGGATATCCCGGAGGACCCCCTGCTGACGCGCAACATGGGGATGCGCATCCGGCATACGAAGAAGGTGCCGATCTTGGACGCGAACGGAAATCCCGAATACCTGCTCGGCATTTCTGAAGACATCACGGAGCAAAAGCAGAAGGAGGCCGAACGGGAGCGGCTGCTGTCGGCCATCGAGCAGGCCGGCGAGATTTTCATCACAATGGATGCTGAAGGCGTCATTCAGTATGTCAACCCGGCGTTTACGAGCGTCACCGGTTATACTCGAGAAGAGGCGCTCGGGCAAAATGCCCGCATCCTCAAGAGCGTCGGGCACGAAAAGGGTTTCTACCGGGATATTTGGGCGACCATCTCCCGCGGCGACACCTTCGAGGGCCGCATTGTCAACAAGAGACAGGACGGAACCACCTATATCGTGGACTCGACGATCTCTCCGGTCTTTGGCGGCGACGGAAAAATTGTCAGCTACGTGATTGTCAGCCGGGACATTACAGAACATATTCGTCTGTCTGAACAACTGCAGCAGGCGCAGAAGATGGAGGCGGTGGGACGGCTGGCCGGGGGGGTGGCGCACGACTTCAACAACATGCTGGGGGTGATTATCGGCCATGCGGAAATGGC belongs to Syntrophales bacterium and includes:
- a CDS encoding PAS domain S-box protein is translated as MMDTAFLGLIQNAALLLAAAFIFDVATTRWRAGQTVARDVAVGLATGVIGIIIMVTPWTFIPGIVFDTRSVLIGISGLFLGWLPAAILMAMTVAFRLFLGGGGAWTGVGVIILSGAIGIAWRHFRGWPLDETSWRELYLFGIVVHLAMLAMMLTLPWETALRVLSNIIVPVLAIYPVGTALLGTLMVNRLHREKSEEELRAANTFLDSVIENIPDMIFVKDARDLCFVRFNRAGEDIWGYSREDILGKNVGDFVSQEQADLFTQQDQEALQKKKVLDIPEDPLLTRNMGMRIRHTKKVPILDANGNPEYLLGISEDITEQKQKEAERERLLSAIEQAGEIFITMDAEGVIQYVNPAFTSVTGYTREEALGQNARILKSVGHEKGFYRDIWATISRGDTFEGRIVNKRQDGTTYIVDSTISPVFGGDGKIVSYVIVSRDITEHIRLSEQLQQAQKMEAVGRLAGGVAHDFNNMLGVIIGHAEMALEKIGPGHPFYDDFNDILKAAERSADLTRQLLAFARKQTVSPVVLDLNVTVEGMLKMLRRLIGENIHLAWLPGADLPLVWMDPVQIDQMLANLCLNARDAIAGVGRLTIETGKTTFDNEYCAEHAGFVPGEFALLAVSDDGCGMDKGTLENIFEPFFTTKGLRQGTGLGLATVYGIVKQNGGFVNVYSEPGQGTTFKIYLPRHAGQFIEPLEKISGDIRQGGGETVLLVEDESVNLELGKIMLESFGYSVLAAGSPGEALRLAEEHAGEVDLLMTDVVMPEMNGRELAGRLQALYPGLKCLFMSGYTANVIAHNGVLDEGVHFLQKPFSRQGLAEKVRTALT